ttgaaactgctcgattCCTTGGGCCTCCATTAGatgattttatttaaagtttcttgagtgttctagcctattaacccaggcgagggatttttacaacaaaaataagaaccatatatggacggacgggaaaaagactacgccgcctaagagtacgcttacacagccaccgattttgatcgcccgatgccgttcgtaatcgtccgataaaaataaacacatgtatttagatgagcatgtgtacatttcaaccgatcaccgagTTGTAGTCGGGCGTAGTCGTATTTCACTGTCGATAAATTCGCGCatgttcaattttatcgtccgataaatTACGTGCATTTGCTgcgaaaaattaattatttgtgcgatagactgaaaaattgattaattgtgtgcaaaacaggCGCCATTTATGGGATAAGTACATAAAAGCATAAACAcaagcgtatttttgcgaaaaagtaaaatcTAAGAAAAAATCTGCCGaccgataatcggttgcaattttaacacCAACCCGGCcaatttcatcagctgattgcaatttttcggtttatcggtggctATGTAAGCGTACCCGAATTCTGTCGATGATAAACATATTTGCGCTTCTCTTTGCAAGCCATCAAAACAAAATATGGATGTTCCACTTAACGTCAAAGCGGGGAAAAATGTGTCGGAAAAATTAATATCCCCCAAAATGGACTAGGTGAATCGTCCAGCTACGaagacctgcaacatctctaatgaTGGAAGTAAGCTGGTTGCTGGTATGAGCAAATTATGACTATGAATGGTTAAATCGTacaaatttaaaaagaataaagcaaactataaaaccgaactataaaaattcaaaccaaattttcgatctattttaatttttaacggGCATTTGTAAAAGTCAAATATGCTAAAATTTGTGTGTGTAGACTTTGGTTTGGCAGTTACGCAATGTTTttgagagtgattttaaaatttttttaaaaatcaaaaaaacattatggccgccgagaagagagaatggtttaACCTTCCTAAatttttatcatgggctgaagatatcatctGTAAGTAGACTCAAATGCATAtctaataataatatgattataatacattagtaaaactaatatctatgtgcaaattttgcttgcctttgaggaagcaaatatatcaatgatataaTCAAtatttatcatttcaaatttttctttttccacacttaataatgttaggtcacttatACGTCCTTGCCCTATCGTTcatcgtaaatatgtcaaaatcagttttattttgccgaatgaacgttcgcagctagcaattgatactgataTAGTCAAGTgcatttgaagtgccactcgcaggtttggaaaaacatcttctccatacgagattataaaagtaagtaattctaacggaatTTTAGGTTCTTTTCTTCAGCGAAATAATATTTTCAGTCatatatttcgataaaaatttctCTTCCAACGAAATCTGTATTATagaattcacccaagttcttgccaagtcgttattatccttgtttaacaaatttcaacCGTCTGagaaaaatccaaatttaaaattaaagtcattTAGCCATGTAAATCTTGTATGTATTCCTTGTTGGAGACGATCAAGAGcatttttcataacgcgagaaatttcacattctgcagAAGGATCAaaatctctagccgattctccgggcattttgcggcgccttcttaaaCGTTTTACTATGTCAATATccaatttttcacaaagagacttcgctttttctattgcttcttcacagagagtgtctcgaatttcggatagttcagtcgctaatgatttaggATTATGATAcgtttctctaaaattcatccccggattttGTAATCTGACCTGCACACGATCAATCTCCCTTGAGATTttataccagaaatgaactaatggcaagaaactaaaatttagtatattttgcaacagaattgtagcttcttttctggtgtcacttgtggtgttagtgtactctgctaattgttctaagtgttctactacattctctagcctatcggcgataacgctaaccgcttgattcagattcacgtttgacagtttttgttaaagcattttttaataattcccatcgtaacgccGCAattgttccggatatatgcatgcatttttgaGTATAGAAAATTGTTTCcagaagttctgctttgcggacaaTTAACTGCGGACTAACTGGACTGTACGATGGAAACTCACAAAATGTTCGGTTCAACCCAAACTGAAATTCCCTTACTTGCTTTATGTTTTACTGTTTTTATAAAATTACCGAAATCAATTTATGAAGACAGAACTACCGACTTTCGAACTAACTACTCAGAAAAGTAAATAGTTTTTCCAAAATGGATTTTAAGTATGTATGTAGTCCATAAGTGCATTTGGTGTTACAATTTGGCGCCAGTTATCTCAACGAAGAAAAGACTTGCGCAATTTGCATATTAAGTAACTAAATTTTCCAGCTTGAAAAacgacatatacatacatacatcactcACAAATATACGATCTTTTAGTTTCGCACTTAGTAATGAAACTACGAACTCTATTATACGGGTTGCAACCTGAGGTATGTTAATAAAATGCGTTTCTTTGTGCCTCATAGGTGTAGAATTCTACGAAAGAAAATGTGCATTTAATTTGTTTGGATAATAACTAAACTTTTACTTACTTGTATACATTTAATCATGTTTCTTAAATCGGAAACAGACCAAAGGCTTGAAAATCCCATACTTATACCACTTTCAtcattgatatacatatatccagCTACTTGTGATTCTTCGTCATTTAATAATGCTTCACTGATAAGTGAGTGTACGCGTGCCATTTGAATTGAAGTATATTTGTATGGATCGAAATTTTTTGCAACAGAAAGTATTATCTGTCTACCGTTTTCATTCCTTTGAGGCAAGGGTACTAAATATCCATTATCGAATATCTCAATAACTTCTGGATCAGTGATATCCAAACTTGAAAACCATTGGAGAAACAATTGGCGAATCCTTAAATAACGTTCGAGCAATTTACATGCTTCGGGAACAGAAAATTTTCTTGTGCGTAAGAAGTGTAATAGAAATAGAGAATCTGTGGGGCACCTTTTAATGCCCTTATGTTTCGATATCCATTCCCGCAGCTGTTTCAATGCTTGGCGACGTATGTTATCATCTTCGTGCAACTCCTCTTTAGCAACGATTTTCATCTCTGGACTTAAAGAGCATATATAGGGGTCAAATCTGTGGATAGCGTTGCTCTGTCGCATTCAatgttcgacttgcgtatgcaGTTGGTCGTTCAGTCCCGTTCTCTAAATGATGTGGGTGCGTGGTTTTTCCTAATAATAGCTGTAGCTCTTCAAAAGTCGTTGGCTTGGGAGCGTTTAGTACCTTCAATGTGTGTTCGGATTTATGTACGCTCTGTTCGTCGATGCGATGGCCGATGGTGTCGCAAAGACACACTTTGACTTATTCAAATGCAAACCATGTGATTTAATGCGATTTAGTGTcgtttccaaaactatcagtagctgctcgaagttttcagcaaacaccaagatatcatcaaaaaaatttaaaacgtttGGGACTCCATGTAAAACAGTTTCAATTTTTCTTTGCCAtatagctggaatatttgctACTCCATATACCGAACGAGCTGGTCGTATTAACCCAAGCGTCGCTGTATTTAATGTCAATACATGCGCAAAATCATCATCAATTGTTAAATGCGTATATGCATCTGTTATAGTAATAAAATATTGtagcgtttttcattttattaaagaaatcttCTGCTTCTGGATTGACAGTGGGCTTATAATTACCGGTAATGCCAATATCCCCATTCTTTTGTAAAACCTACGATCTATTTCCTGGCCATACATATCTCTCAGCGCCATCGGTACATCGCGCGCTCGCGCAAAAACTGGTGTTGCTCCAGCTTTGAGCTTTACTTTTGCAGGTGGCTCACTCAACTTCCCAGCTATCGTACTGAAGATGTCCTCAAAACATGCAATGAGATGTTGCAGTCGTGTTTGTTGGTTTACTGACAGTTTTGGTGCTGTTGAATTTATAGTTTTGTTTCGGTTATATGACGAAAAAAGTTCAGTGAAATTTATTTCTCGTGGGAAATGCGATATCCATTTTCGGCAGGAAAGTATATCACAATCTCCTTGAACGACATACAAATTAAGTCGTCGTGAAGTCTTCCCCATTGTAGCGGTTACTACCACCCGTCTAATGCAGTTAAACTTGTCGCCCGTGTAGCTTGTAAATCGTCGATCTGTATTTAACAAtctaaaatttggtttaatcgaaCGCAACGTTATTAATTACTGCACATGGAGCACCCGTATCCAATTCCATCTGAATTTGTTTCCCATCGATATATACAGGAatcatttttctatctactgcatTACATGCGTTAACACTGTTTAGTTTTTGAACTGGCTCAGattcatcctctgaaatctgatctCGTTTGGTCTTACACAGTTTGGCGATGTGGCCTACTTTCCCACATGCAAAGCATTTGGAATTACGAAATTTGCAGTTACGATAAAGTAAAAAGCAATTCagaagaagataaagaatatTCTGGCAACACAGTTCCCAGATGTATAAAATCAAATAATTCATTGTAGTGCGGTGACGTAgggaggttttcttgcgcccgggataaacattttttttttgggcgtgtgaacccaggatcttcaatAAAACTAACATCGTTAGAAGCACAAGAACGTACTCAGCTGAAGACCTACAAGTCTACGAAAGAATAAACAGAAGGAAAGTTATATGCGAGTATAagtctccgcttatgaaaagcCTCTAAATCCGGAttttgagggcgtattcgaaGCTCTAGCTACGCAGATTTTGTATACTCGACTAGACCTAaaacttatatattttaatatattacagTACCTTAGCTTATATCCAGCGTTTAAAAAGATATATAGAATCTCGTAAATCTACGAACACAGGATCTTCTTTCACCTCCAGCCTCTCATTTAAGGAATGTGAAATTTCCGCCAAGCTTCGCCAAGTTGTCACAAGTATTATACATATACTAGCGACAGTTGCGTAGTGATGTTTTCTTGCGCCTGGGGAAAAGTATGCAGACTTCCGAAGGATATGCACTTTATTCTGCCCTAACTTCGATCTCTATGTATGGccccagcctggtgtatagcacaaatTATATATTCGTCTGTAACGTGGAAGAAAAATCTGTAATAGGAACTTATTTTTggtaaaaccatattgaaactgctcgattCCTTGGGCCTCCATTAgaggattttatttaaagtttcttgagtgttctagcctattaaccccagcgggttaggggatcagaatatacccgcggtaggtatgcctgtcgtaagaggcggctaaaataccagattcaaggggctgtgtagcgcaacctttcaggttgccagcgcagtatatagcttctccaaacccaattgtcaacctcacctatccgcggcgaatcctgtatcactaacagacgaggctctggcgaccccaagctcctcatggaacttgggggtagggagggagggaatggcctgaaggtttaaagtggccacataaatcgttcccgatatggtcgtgctagcaccttaatggtgctatggagcgtaccggatttgtatccggcaaaggaccatcacatcgataacacaccccaaagccttcggggagcaaccttatcgctgcaccaacaacaacaacaacagggatttttacaacaaaaataagaaccatatatggacggacgggaaaaagactacgccgcctaagagtacgcttacacagcgaccgattttgatcgcccgatgccggtcgtaatcgtccgataaaaataaacacatgtatttagatgagcatgtgtacatttcaaccgatcaccgagTTGTAGTCGGGGGTTGTCGTATTTCACTGTCGATAAATTCGCGCatgttcaattttatcgtccgataaatTACGTGCATTTGCTgcgaaaaattaattatttgtgcgatagactgaaaaattgattaattgtgtgcaaaacaggCGCCATTTATGGGATAAGTACATAAAAGCATaaacgcaagcgtatttttgcgaaaaagtaaaatgtaagaaaaaatcTGCCGaccgataatcggttgcaattttaatACCAGCCCGGCcaatttcatcagctgattgcaatttttcggtttatcggtggctACGTAAGCGTACCCGAATTCTGTCGATGATAAACATATTTGCGCTTCTCTTTGCAAGTCATCAAAACAAAATGTGGATGTTCCACTTAACGCCAAAGCGGGGAAAAATGTGTCGGAAAAATTAATATCCCCCAAATGGACTAGGTGAATCGTCCAGCTACGAAGACCTGCACCATCTCTAATGATCGAAGTAAGCTGGATGCTGGTATGAGCAAATTATGACTATGAATGGCTAAATCGTacaaatttaaaaagaataaagCAAAGTATAAAACCGATCTATAAAAATTCAAACCAAATAttcgatctattttattttttaacgggCATTTGTAAAAGTCAAATATGCTAAAATTTGTGTGTGTATCCTTTGGTTTGGCAGTTACGCAATGTTTTTGAGagcgattttaaaatttttttaaaaatcaaaaaaacattatggccgccgagaagagagaatggttttaccttcctaaatttttatcatgggctgaagatatcatctGTAAGTAGACTCAAAtgcatatttaataataatatgattataatacattagtaaagctaatatctatgtgcaaattttgcttgcctttgaggaagcaaatatatcaatgatataaTCAAGATTtatcatttcaaaattttctttttccacacttaataatgttaggtcacttatACGACCTTGCCCTATCGTTcatcgtaaatatgtcaaaatcagttttattttgccgaatgaacgttcgcagctagcaattgatactgataTAGTCAAGTgcatttgaagtgccactcgcaggtttggaaaaacatcttctccatacgagattataaaagtaagtaattctaacggagttttaggttcttTTCTTCACCGAAATAATATTTTACAGTCATATATTTCGATAAAAATGTCTCTTCCAACGAAATCTGTATTATagaattcacccaagttcttgccaagtcgttattatccttgtttaacaaatttcaacTGTTtaagaaaaatccaaatttaaaattaaagtcattTAGTCATGTAAATCTTGtatgtatttcttgttggagacgatcaagagcatttttcataacgcgagaaatttcacattctgcagAAGGATCAAAATCTCTAGCCGATTCTacgggcattttgcggcgccttcttacacgttttactatgtcaatatccaatttttcacaaagagacttcccttttctattgcttcttcacagagagtgtctcgaatttcggatagttcagtcgatAATGATTTAAGATTATGATACGTTTCTTTAAAATTCATCGCCTGATTTTGTAATCTGAGCtgagatttcataccagaaatgaactagtGGCATGAagctaaaatttagtatattttgcaacagaattgtagcttcttttctggtgtcacttgtggtgttagtgtactctgctaattgttctaagtgttctactacattctctagcctatcggcgataacgctaaccgcttgattcagattcacgtttgacagtttgttttaaagcattttttaataactcCCATCGTAACGTCGCAATTGTTCCGgacatatgcatgcatttttgAGTATAGAAAATTGTTTCcagaagttctgctttgcggacaaTTAACTGCGGACTAATTGGACTGTTCGATGGAAACTCACaaaatgttcggttccacccaaACTGAAATTCCCTTACTTGCTTTATGTTTTACTGTTTTTATAAAATTACCGAAATCAATTTATGAAGACAGAACTACCGACTTTCGAACTAACTACTTTGAAAAGTAAATAGTTTTTCCTAAATGGATTTTAAGTATGTATGTAGTCCATAAGTGCCTTTGGTGTTACAATTTGGCGCCAGTTATCTCAACGAAGAGGAGACTTGCGCAATTTGCATCTTAAGTAACTAAATTTTGCACCTTGAAAAacgacatatacatacatacatcactcACAAATATACGATCTTTTAGTTTCGCACTTAGTAATGAAACTACGAACTCTATTATACGGGTTGCAAACTGAGGTATGTTAATAAAATGCGTTTCTTTGTGCCTCATAGGTGTAGAATTCTACGAAAGAAAATGTGCATTTAATTTGTTTGGATAATAACTAAACTTTTACTTACTTGTATACATTTAATCATGTTTCTTAAATCGGAAAGAGACCAAAGGCTTGAAAATCCCATACTTATACCACTTTCATCATTGATATACACATATCCAGCTACTTGTGATTCTTCGTCATCTAATAATGCTTCACAGATAAGTGAGTGTACGCGTGCCATTTGAATTGAAGTATATTTGTATGGATCGAAATTTTTTGCAACAGAAAGTATTATCTGTCTACCGTTTTCATCCCTTTGAGGCAAGGGTACTAAATATCCATTATCGAATATCTCATTAACTTCTGGATCAGTGATATCCAAACTTGAAAACCATTGGGGAAACAATTGGCGAATCGTTAAATAACGTTCGAGCAATTTACATGCTTCGGGAACAGAAAATTTTTTTGTGCGTAAGAAGCGTAATAGAAATAGAGAATCTGTGCGGCACCTTTTAATGCACTTATGTTTCGATATCCATTCCCGCAGCTGTTTCAATGCTTGGCGACGTATGTTATCATCTTCGTGCAACTCCTCTTTAGCAACGATTTTCATCTCTGGACTTAAAGAGCATATATAGGGGTCAAAGTTATCGATATCTTCCGGTGCAGATGTTTCTGCTTCTGATATTGTCTGAGCTTCCAAcactaaaaataaaacaatttaccAAAATCAGCTGCGGATCCATGAGGTGAGGGGACAAAAGAACAACACATACAATAGTTGAATCGAGTTAtgtaaatttattaattaaataattgTGTTTTAATGTGATGGATAAAATGAAAATAGTTACAAATCCTGGCTCATATTATAGCTTTTTCGACCTACCCAAGatcgcgcttcccaaggcagccggttctatgtaccggagcggctcgagatttttctcgaccaagggctgtcatttcagtgtaaccccatttaatttgttgcggccctctcacaaattgtcatcctcccagcagatccttgcagcgagactgcgccatactctcctggcCCGGGACGGTTACGAACGCAATCAGGGTCCTttacctgaccccggtcctgagcaatgccgagcatcagccccgcct
The Eurosta solidaginis isolate ZX-2024a chromosome 5, ASM4086904v1, whole genome shotgun sequence DNA segment above includes these coding regions:
- the LOC137254256 gene encoding clavesin-2; protein product: TENLVITSNRSVAIKTQIHLFTLVAYLIESPQLDGAYNADVLRSVLEAQTISEAETSAPEDIDNFDPYICSLSPEMKIVAKEELHEDDNIRRQALKQLREWISKHKCIKRCRTDSLFLLRFLRTKKFSVPEACKLLERYLTIRQLFPQWFSSLDITDPEVNEIFDNGYLVPLPQRDENGRQIILSVAKNFDPYKYTSIQMARVHSLICEALLDDEESQVAGYVYINDESGISMGFSSLWSLSDLRNMIKCIQNSTPMRHKETHFINIPQFATRIIEFVVSLLSAKLKDRIFIHKSIASLKETIKPDILPQEYGGTIPISDIISDFKLKLLTKRTEILSLDDMCIEITTDSNSSKNTEINDIEFGVVGSFRKLEVD